The following proteins are encoded in a genomic region of Magnolia sinica isolate HGM2019 chromosome 1, MsV1, whole genome shotgun sequence:
- the LOC131246161 gene encoding uncharacterized protein LOC131246161: MTGVDDALTQSIGSDSRGCMRGIGGNVGKIAVKKTMPVIHKLGAVSWERDNLVDELDEMKKILRDFHQKFNCFVDKQGEKGDVAPPTIPPFKSSHASSPDLVNLGKRCDLCDWKKRVIARGEMHAVDPNTHVHGAEMGNGNFSVVLMEIIAP; the protein is encoded by the exons ATGACCGGtgtggatgatgcccttacacag TCAATTGGGAGTGATAGTAGAGGGTGCATGCGGGGGATAGGTGGAAATGTAGGCAAGATTGCAGTGAAGAAGACAATGCCTGTTATACATAAGCTCGGTGCAGTGTCATGGGAACGAGATAATTTGGTAGATGAATTAGATGAAATGAAGAAAATCCTGAGAGATTTCCACCAGAAGTTTAATTGCTTTGTAGATAAGCAAGGGGAAAAAGGGGATGTGGCTCCACCGACAATTCCTCCATttaaatctagtcatgcatcgtcG cctGATTTGGTAAATCTTGGCAAGAGATGCGATCTCTGTGATTGGAAGAAACGGGTAATTGCTCGTGGTGAGATGCATGCAGTGGATCCAAATACCCATGTCCATGGAGCAGAAATGGGCAATGGAAATTTTAGTGTCGTCCTGATGGAGATTATAGCTCCGTAG